One genomic segment of Bradyrhizobium prioriisuperbiae includes these proteins:
- a CDS encoding NAD-dependent epimerase/dehydratase family protein, producing the protein MLLSRDNLPATVESVAALDDLLARPTKALIDDLNRVDGDIMILGVAGKMGPTVAALAKAALPARRVIGVARFSDPPVKKWLEARGIETISCDLMDEAAIATLPKAPNIIFMAGRKFGAEGDLALTWAMNAHVPALVAQAFPKSWIVAFSTGCVYPFVPVTGGGATEDEPPNPPGEYAQSCIGRERMFEYFSQKFGTPGRLFRLNYAIDLRYGVLHDIASKVIQGQPIDVTISHVNVIWQGDAAAQALRCLAHCDSPTSPINISGHQILAVRELANKFGQRFRRAPVFSGTETPTAWLTNTALAVKLFGEPVVDIDRLIGWTADWVARSMPSFGKPTKYEVADGRY; encoded by the coding sequence ATGCTGCTGTCGCGCGATAATCTTCCGGCCACCGTTGAAAGCGTCGCGGCGCTGGACGATCTGCTGGCGCGGCCAACCAAGGCCCTGATCGACGATCTCAACCGGGTCGACGGCGACATCATGATTCTCGGGGTCGCAGGCAAAATGGGACCGACCGTGGCCGCTTTGGCCAAGGCTGCCCTGCCCGCGCGCCGGGTCATCGGCGTGGCCCGCTTCAGCGACCCGCCGGTCAAAAAATGGCTCGAAGCCCGCGGCATCGAGACCATCAGCTGCGACCTGATGGACGAGGCCGCGATCGCGACACTGCCGAAAGCGCCGAACATCATCTTCATGGCCGGACGCAAGTTCGGCGCGGAAGGCGACCTCGCTCTGACATGGGCCATGAACGCCCATGTACCGGCGCTGGTGGCCCAGGCGTTTCCGAAATCGTGGATCGTCGCCTTCTCCACCGGGTGCGTCTATCCGTTCGTCCCGGTGACCGGCGGCGGCGCGACCGAGGACGAACCGCCGAACCCACCCGGCGAGTACGCCCAGTCCTGCATCGGCCGCGAGCGGATGTTCGAGTATTTTTCGCAAAAGTTCGGCACCCCGGGCCGGCTGTTCCGACTGAACTATGCAATCGACCTGCGTTACGGCGTGTTGCATGACATCGCCAGCAAAGTCATCCAGGGTCAGCCGATCGACGTCACCATCAGTCATGTCAACGTTATTTGGCAGGGTGACGCCGCGGCGCAGGCGCTGCGCTGCCTGGCGCATTGCGACAGCCCGACCTCGCCGATCAATATCAGCGGCCACCAGATCCTCGCGGTGCGCGAGCTGGCTAACAAGTTCGGCCAGCGCTTCAGACGCGCGCCGGTTTTCAGCGGCACGGAGACGCCGACCGCATGGCTGACCAATACCGCCCTGGCGGTGAAGCTGTTCGGCGAGCCGGTGGTCGACATTGATCGCCTGATCGGATGGACCGCCGACTGGGTCGCGCGGTCGATGCCGAGCTTCGGCAAACCAACGAAGTACGAGGTCGCGGATGGACGATATTGA
- a CDS encoding ABC transporter permease, whose amino-acid sequence MATLEERSIRPVAIILTTHIAVVVLWQLLVDGFHVPAFVLPSPLATVATLGSAKYAWLSNTFVTAIEIFGGFGLGALVGIGLAVLFCWSPLLSVILLPLFVTTNMIPKVALGPLFIVWFSYGIMPNILIAFSICFFPILLTTARGLREVEPDFLDLVKSLRGSRWQLFRKIQLPGSLPYVFSGMKVGAILAVAGAVVGEFIASERGLGYLMIQVQSSLDTPAMVMAVILLTLLGILLYGLVLGLERLVVVQDVRLQN is encoded by the coding sequence TTGGCCACCCTGGAAGAGCGATCGATCCGACCCGTCGCGATCATTCTGACCACCCATATCGCCGTCGTGGTGCTGTGGCAGCTTCTGGTCGACGGTTTCCATGTTCCGGCGTTCGTGCTGCCTTCGCCGCTGGCGACCGTCGCAACACTGGGATCTGCGAAATACGCCTGGCTGTCGAACACGTTCGTCACCGCAATCGAGATCTTCGGCGGCTTTGGGCTCGGCGCCCTGGTCGGCATCGGCCTTGCCGTGCTGTTCTGCTGGTCGCCACTGCTGAGCGTCATTCTGCTGCCGCTGTTCGTCACGACGAACATGATCCCGAAGGTCGCGCTCGGGCCGCTGTTCATCGTCTGGTTCAGCTATGGCATCATGCCAAACATCCTGATCGCTTTCAGCATCTGCTTTTTCCCGATCCTGCTGACCACCGCGCGCGGGCTGCGGGAAGTCGAGCCTGATTTTCTCGATCTGGTGAAATCACTGCGCGGCTCGCGCTGGCAGCTCTTTCGAAAGATCCAGCTGCCGGGCTCGCTGCCTTATGTCTTCTCGGGGATGAAAGTCGGAGCCATCCTGGCGGTGGCGGGTGCTGTGGTCGGCGAATTCATCGCCTCCGAACGCGGTCTCGGCTATCTCATGATCCAAGTGCAATCGTCGCTCGACACGCCAGCCATGGTGATGGCGGTGATCCTGCTGACCCTGCTCGGCATCCTGCTGTACGGACTGGTGCTCGGGCTGGAACGGCTGGTCGTGGTCCAGGACGTCAGGCTGCAAAATTAA
- a CDS encoding TetR/AcrR family transcriptional regulator: protein MTRSTHGSKEPIRRRDPEATQRKILVAARQEFAKYGLAGARVDEIAAHAGVNKQLLYHYFGDKDSLFLAVLEWIYEEIRSPERQLNLRGLSPDKAIRKLIESSFDHLEAHPDFVALLNDENRHGARHVRESKKLAEMHSPLVSMIAAFLAEGVRTGVFRRGINPMHLYISMAGLSYFFFSNTPTLSAIFSQDLASDAAKRARRKHVVDLIMHSLRP from the coding sequence ATGACGCGATCGACCCATGGGTCAAAAGAGCCAATTCGACGGCGTGATCCCGAAGCGACGCAACGCAAGATCCTGGTAGCTGCACGGCAGGAGTTTGCCAAGTACGGCCTCGCCGGCGCCCGGGTCGACGAGATTGCTGCCCATGCCGGCGTCAACAAGCAACTGCTCTATCATTATTTCGGCGACAAGGATTCGTTATTCCTGGCCGTCCTGGAGTGGATTTACGAGGAAATCCGCTCCCCCGAACGGCAGTTGAACCTGCGCGGCCTGTCGCCGGACAAGGCGATCCGAAAACTGATCGAGAGTTCGTTCGATCATCTTGAGGCGCATCCAGACTTTGTCGCGCTGCTGAACGACGAGAACCGCCACGGCGCGCGGCATGTCCGCGAGTCCAAGAAACTCGCCGAGATGCATTCCCCGCTGGTCAGCATGATTGCCGCGTTTCTCGCCGAGGGCGTCCGGACCGGCGTCTTCCGGCGCGGCATCAACCCGATGCACCTGTATATTTCGATGGCCGGGCTGAGCTATTTCTTCTTTTCCAACACCCCCACCCTGTCGGCGATCTTTTCCCAGGACCTCGCCAGCGATGCGGCGAAGCGGGCCCGCAGGAAACATGTCGTCGACCTGATCATGCATTCCTTGCGCCCCTGA
- a CDS encoding ABC transporter substrate-binding protein, with protein sequence MANSLTRFGLIIALAVSSGSAWSAEKVNLVLNWTPTADHSPFYYAKAQGWYEKAGIDLTIEVGKGSGASSLKVGSGGSEFGIADLATMLVARGKGADVVALMSIYANTAQTFYWLKSYGINGPKDFPNHKIGNPPADAARVMWPAFAKAVGIGADSVSFVNIGPTAKIAALKSHTVDVITDFYNEHDLKVKEFGDDLGFVNWKDIGLNPYGNSLVVNGQFLQKNPKIAEDFVKITQRAFATCVADVEPCLKVLLEQASGLDRANQVNQWERIKFMMTDQYTPTKALGWIDPDRMKSDYELVQTYLGMEKPFAVETAFTTRLLDTSVKMDASKVKR encoded by the coding sequence ATGGCGAACAGCCTGACGCGTTTCGGTTTGATCATTGCGCTGGCCGTGTCCAGCGGCTCGGCCTGGTCGGCGGAGAAGGTCAATCTCGTGCTCAACTGGACGCCGACCGCGGACCACTCTCCGTTCTATTATGCCAAGGCCCAGGGCTGGTACGAGAAGGCGGGGATCGACCTGACCATCGAGGTCGGCAAGGGCTCCGGCGCCTCGTCGCTGAAGGTCGGATCGGGGGGCTCGGAGTTCGGCATTGCCGATCTTGCCACCATGCTGGTTGCGCGCGGCAAGGGCGCCGACGTGGTTGCGCTGATGAGCATCTACGCCAATACCGCCCAGACGTTTTACTGGCTGAAAAGCTACGGCATCAATGGCCCGAAGGATTTCCCCAATCACAAGATCGGCAATCCACCGGCCGATGCCGCGCGGGTGATGTGGCCGGCCTTCGCCAAGGCGGTCGGTATCGGCGCGGATAGCGTGTCGTTCGTCAATATCGGGCCGACGGCCAAGATCGCTGCGCTGAAGAGTCACACGGTGGATGTCATCACCGATTTTTACAATGAGCACGATCTGAAAGTGAAGGAGTTCGGCGACGATCTCGGATTCGTCAATTGGAAGGACATCGGCCTCAATCCGTACGGCAATTCGCTGGTCGTCAACGGTCAGTTTTTGCAGAAAAATCCGAAGATCGCCGAGGATTTCGTCAAGATCACCCAGCGTGCGTTCGCGACCTGCGTCGCCGACGTTGAGCCCTGCCTCAAGGTGTTACTGGAGCAGGCGTCCGGCCTCGACCGGGCGAACCAGGTCAATCAGTGGGAGCGGATCAAATTCATGATGACGGATCAGTATACGCCGACCAAGGCGCTGGGCTGGATCGATCCCGACCGCATGAAGAGCGATTACGAGCTGGTCCAGACCTATCTCGGCATGGAAAAGCCGTTCGCGGTCGAAACGGCCTTCACGACTCGTCTGCTCGATACCTCGGTGAAGATGGACGCCAGCAAGGTCAAGCGTTGA
- a CDS encoding ABC transporter ATP-binding protein, which produces MNSFIKDAPSKTVPSKGHINVRNFSLSYETIDGSVEAVSDASIHINPGEFVSIIGPSGCGKSTLLNAVAGFLKPTKGTVTVDDELVEGPGADRGMVFQQYSLFPWKTVRENVEFGLKMKKMDRFNRERAARTLLGLAGLSAFENHYPERLSGGMKQRVGIVRALATGPKVLLLDEPFGALDAQTRVIMQQILTNMWQRLKISVLFVTHDIDEAIFLSDRVYCMTARPGAIKAEIAIPLERPRQQSMMMSSEFLALRRGLMSLIREESLKAMGGEISDFAMQGLNIELQGQSLADIL; this is translated from the coding sequence ATGAATTCTTTCATAAAGGACGCCCCCTCAAAGACCGTCCCGTCAAAAGGCCACATCAATGTCAGGAATTTTTCCCTGAGTTATGAGACCATCGACGGATCGGTCGAGGCGGTCTCCGACGCCTCGATCCATATCAACCCCGGCGAATTCGTTTCCATCATTGGCCCGTCCGGCTGCGGCAAATCGACCCTGCTGAACGCCGTCGCCGGCTTCCTGAAGCCGACAAAGGGCACCGTGACCGTCGACGATGAGCTGGTGGAGGGGCCAGGTGCCGACCGCGGCATGGTGTTCCAGCAGTATTCGCTATTCCCGTGGAAGACGGTGCGCGAGAATGTCGAATTCGGCCTGAAGATGAAGAAGATGGACCGCTTCAACCGGGAGCGCGCGGCACGCACGCTGCTCGGGCTTGCCGGGCTGTCTGCGTTCGAGAACCACTATCCGGAACGATTGTCGGGCGGCATGAAGCAGCGTGTCGGCATCGTTCGGGCACTGGCGACCGGCCCGAAAGTGCTGCTGCTCGATGAGCCGTTTGGCGCGCTCGACGCCCAGACCCGCGTCATCATGCAGCAGATCCTCACCAACATGTGGCAACGGCTGAAGATCTCGGTGCTGTTCGTGACCCACGATATCGACGAGGCGATCTTCCTGTCGGACCGGGTCTATTGCATGACCGCGCGGCCCGGCGCGATCAAGGCCGAGATCGCCATCCCGCTGGAGCGGCCGCGCCAGCAGAGCATGATGATGTCGTCGGAATTCCTGGCCTTGCGACGCGGACTGATGTCGCTGATCCGGGAAGAGAGCCTGAAGGCAATGGGCGGCGAAATCAGCGATTTCGCCATGCAGGGCCTGAACATCGAACTCCAGGGACAGTCACTCGCCGATATCCTGTGA
- a CDS encoding ABC transporter permease: MDSNGTDHSVAGAATADKTAPLATAPRELVRRWLRLHRDEIRAVVIGTLSIAAFLLAWHLLTKYRVNAHVRFTNIPSPAMVYDSWVRALHDSKFFMHVLLSCRRIVLGFSIAAVVAVPMGLLMGRFRLAREIIFPVSEILRPIPAIAWVPMAIMLWPTNEESIVFITFLGSFFPILINTLHGISMVDPVLVRASQCLGAREASIFREVYFPASLPSIFTGLTVGMGVAWVSLIAAEMISGQFGIGYFTWEAYSLVQYADIALGMTCIGVLGLASSAAIRSIGRLVMPWKR, from the coding sequence GTGGACAGTAACGGGACCGATCATTCTGTGGCCGGCGCGGCGACGGCCGACAAGACGGCGCCCCTCGCTACGGCGCCGCGCGAACTGGTCAGGCGCTGGCTGCGGCTGCATCGCGACGAGATCAGGGCGGTCGTGATCGGTACGCTGTCGATCGCGGCCTTCCTGCTGGCCTGGCACTTGCTGACGAAATACCGCGTCAACGCCCACGTTCGTTTCACCAACATCCCGTCGCCGGCGATGGTTTATGACAGCTGGGTCCGTGCCCTGCACGACTCGAAATTCTTCATGCATGTGCTGCTGAGTTGCCGGCGCATCGTGCTGGGATTCAGCATCGCGGCCGTTGTCGCTGTCCCGATGGGACTGCTGATGGGCCGTTTCCGGCTGGCGCGGGAGATCATCTTCCCGGTGTCTGAAATCCTGCGCCCGATCCCGGCCATCGCCTGGGTGCCAATGGCGATCATGCTGTGGCCGACCAACGAGGAAAGCATCGTCTTTATCACCTTCCTCGGCTCGTTCTTTCCGATTCTCATCAACACGCTGCACGGCATATCGATGGTCGATCCGGTGCTGGTGCGGGCCTCGCAATGCCTCGGCGCCCGCGAGGCGTCGATTTTCCGCGAGGTATATTTTCCGGCGTCACTGCCGAGCATTTTCACCGGCCTCACCGTGGGGATGGGCGTGGCCTGGGTCTCGCTGATCGCCGCTGAGATGATCTCCGGGCAGTTCGGCATCGGCTACTTCACCTGGGAGGCCTACTCGCTGGTCCAGTATGCGGATATCGCGCTCGGCATGACCTGCATCGGCGTTCTCGGCCTCGCATCGAGCGCGGCCATCCGCAGCATCGGCCGCCTCGTGATGCCATGGAAAAGGTAG
- a CDS encoding ABC transporter substrate-binding protein: MASAQTTVTIGIGTQDTTTNTVTTGIVVRQLKLLEKYLPKDGKYASVKFELDWQNFTSGPPVTNGMMANKLQFGAMGDYPLVVNGFTFENNPESKSRLIAVAAYSLQGSGNGVVVHKDSPYYELSDLKGKLVSVPFGSAAHGMVLKAMQDRGWGADYFQLVSQSPEVGSTNLQEKKIDAHADFVPFAELLPFRGFARKIFDGVETSFPTWHGVVVRTDFAEKYPEVVIAYIKAIIAANEWVRTDPKRAAEKIQEWTGINKEVAYIFLGPGGNMTTDPTIKPALIDAAATDVKVLQNLGRMKDFDPRKWVDDSYVRKAFSELGMDYDTQLKSTANYEIKGEDSFCKKPITDPRKAGEVWVDGEAIAPYSSASCTLGAYAALKAAGKKINVAYVFDTSRGIKLFADQAFFAVAGDKSETAPFLLKKDAEAYAAKISGKVLGFDDALKTIATGG; the protein is encoded by the coding sequence ATGGCTTCAGCACAAACCACCGTCACCATCGGCATCGGGACTCAGGACACCACAACCAACACGGTCACGACCGGCATCGTGGTTCGCCAGCTCAAGCTCCTGGAAAAATACCTGCCGAAGGACGGCAAGTACGCGAGCGTCAAATTCGAGCTGGACTGGCAGAATTTTACCTCGGGCCCACCGGTCACCAACGGCATGATGGCCAACAAGCTGCAGTTCGGCGCGATGGGCGACTATCCGCTGGTGGTCAACGGCTTCACCTTCGAGAACAATCCGGAAAGCAAGAGCCGGCTGATCGCGGTCGCCGCCTACAGCCTGCAGGGCTCCGGCAACGGCGTGGTGGTGCACAAGGATTCGCCTTACTACGAACTGTCTGACCTCAAAGGCAAGCTGGTCAGCGTGCCGTTCGGCTCCGCAGCGCACGGCATGGTGCTGAAGGCGATGCAGGATCGCGGCTGGGGCGCCGATTATTTCCAACTGGTCAGCCAGAGCCCCGAAGTGGGTTCGACCAATCTGCAGGAAAAGAAGATCGACGCCCACGCCGATTTCGTGCCGTTCGCGGAGCTGCTGCCGTTCCGCGGCTTTGCCCGGAAGATCTTCGACGGCGTCGAGACCAGCTTTCCGACCTGGCACGGCGTGGTGGTGCGCACCGACTTCGCGGAAAAATATCCCGAGGTCGTGATCGCCTACATCAAGGCGATCATCGCCGCCAATGAATGGGTGCGAACTGACCCGAAACGCGCTGCCGAGAAGATCCAGGAATGGACCGGGATCAACAAGGAGGTGGCCTACATCTTTCTCGGACCCGGCGGCAACATGACGACCGATCCGACCATCAAGCCGGCGTTGATTGACGCGGCCGCCACCGACGTCAAGGTGCTGCAGAACCTTGGCCGCATGAAGGACTTCGATCCGCGCAAGTGGGTCGACGACAGTTATGTCCGCAAGGCGTTCTCCGAACTCGGCATGGATTACGACACCCAGCTCAAGAGCACTGCGAACTACGAGATCAAAGGCGAGGATTCCTTCTGCAAGAAGCCGATCACAGATCCACGCAAGGCCGGCGAAGTCTGGGTCGATGGCGAGGCCATCGCGCCTTATAGCAGCGCGAGCTGTACGCTCGGGGCCTACGCGGCGCTCAAGGCCGCCGGCAAAAAGATCAATGTCGCTTATGTCTTCGACACCAGTCGCGGCATCAAGCTGTTCGCGGACCAGGCGTTCTTCGCGGTCGCCGGCGACAAGAGCGAGACTGCGCCCTTCCTCCTGAAAAAGGACGCCGAAGCCTATGCCGCAAAGATCAGCGGCAAGGTGCTGGGCTTCGACGACGCCCTGAAAACCATTGCGACCGGAGGCTGA